A region from the Tachyglossus aculeatus isolate mTacAcu1 chromosome Y4, mTacAcu1.pri, whole genome shotgun sequence genome encodes:
- the ZNHIT1 gene encoding zinc finger HIT domain-containing protein 1, with protein sequence MVEKKPSVRSQAPGQRRVLDRATRQRRMTRQLEALENDNFQDDPHAGLLQLQLGKRLPQFHDDADTGKKKKKTRGDHFKLRFRKNFQALLEEQNLSTAEGPNYVTACAAPSSRPQRPFCAVCGFPSPYTCVSCGARYCTVRCLGTHHETRCLKWTV encoded by the exons ATGGTGGAGAAGAAGCCGTCGG TGCGCTCCCAAGCCCCCGGGCAGCGGCGGGTTTTGGACCGGGCCACGCGGCAGCGGCGGATGACCCGCCAGCTCGAGGCCTTGGAGAACGACAACTTCCAAGACGACCCTCACGCCGGGCTGCTGCAGCTGCAGCTGGGGAAGCGGCTGCCCCAGTTCCACGACGACGCCGATACTG ggaagaagaagaagaaaacccGGGGTGACCACTTCAAGCTTCGCTTCCGGAAGAACTTCCAGGCTCTGCTGGAGGAGCAG AACCTGAGCACGGCGGAGGGCCCCAACTACGTGACGGCGTGTGCGGCCCCGTCGTCGCGGCCCCAGAGGCCGTTCTGCGCCGTGTGTGgcttcccctccccctacaccTGTGTGTCCTGCGGTGCCCGCTACTGCACCGTGCGCTGCCTGGGCACCCACCACGAGACCCG GTGCCTGAAGTGGACGGTCTGA
- the LOC119946781 gene encoding alpha-N-acetylneuraminide alpha-2,8-sialyltransferase-like, translating into MKRSGALDPGSEGSPAAASSPRRQGALVPGAEGEPRRRQLSPPTPSGTPAPTPGPAPGTEGRRPRPAQALPPPPALSPSPPSPSSPTEPRPCWQLRKALSWDLLPDPLEEDWIQTLAEQLDACPWSDSPNRRRAYRQKLAECCDACSMLVVTQTNAPLGSTLTLDGQPSHHITVRSGLRRLFPEVSPFGPGAPRDCAVVGSGRMLQGSRCGQEIDRAAFVIRFKLPPLELTKDVGTKSHLVTLNPSILSQRFGNLPWRRAPFPSALRPLRGARLLVPGFSFLSGVAASLRVALALEAGGRPRGQALFLHPRSLARLAGHWAGRGLRPPRLSTGFVLAGAALELCRGAPPRLYGFWPLPFGPRSRAPSRHYYDGRLPPPGTRHMSREFALLLQLHSSGVLRLQMGPCA; encoded by the exons ATgaaaaggagt GGGGCGCTCGACCCCGGCTCGGAGGGGAGCCCCGCCGCCGCCAGCTCTccccgccggcagggggcgctcgtCCCCGGCGCCGAGGGGGAGCCCCGCCGCCGCCAGCTCTCCCCGCCG ACCCCCAGCGGGACCCCCGCACCCACACCCGGCCCCGCACCGGGCACCGAAGGGCGCCGGCCCCGCCCGG cccaggccctgCCGCCCCCACCTGCGCTGAGCCCCTCGCCCCCTTCGCCTTCCTCGCCCACCGAACCCCGGCCCTGCTGGCAGCTGAGGAAGGCGCTCAGCTGGGACCTCCTGCCAGACCC gctGGAAGAAGATTGGATCCAGACCCTGGCCGAGCAGCTGGACGCCTGTCCCTGGAGCGACAGCCCCAATCGCAGGCGGGCCTATCG GCAGAAGCTGGCTGAGTGCTGTGATGCCTGCTCCATGCTGGTGGTGACCCAGACCAACGCCCCACTGGGGTCCACCCTGACCCTGGATGGACAGCCCAGCCACCACATCACCGTGCGCTCTGGTCTCCGACGGCTCTTCCCTGAG gTGTCCCCGTTCGGGCCCGGCGCCCCCCGGGACTGCGCTGTGGTGGGCAGCGGGAGGATGCTGCAGGGCAGCCGCTGCGGCCAGGAGATCGACCGGGCCGCCTTTGTCATTAG GTTCAAGCTGCCCCCTCTGGAACTGACCAAGGATGTGGGGACCAAGAGCCACCTGGTCACCCTGAACCCCAGTATCCTGTCCCAAAG GTTCGGGAACCTGCCGTGGCGGCGGGCGCCGTTCCCGTCGGCCCTGCGCCCGCTGCGGGGAGCCCGGCTGCTGGTGCCCGGCTTCTCCTTCCTGTCGGGCGTGGCGGCGTCGCTGCGGGTGGCCCTGGCGCTGGAGGCCGGCGGCCGGCCCCGGGGTCAGGCGCTCTTCCTGCACCCGCGCTCCCTGGCCCGCCTGGCCGGCCACTGGGCGGGCCGCGGCCTGCGGCCCCCGCGCCTGTCCACGGGCTTCGTGCTGGCCGGCGCGGCCCTGGAGCTGTGCCGgggggccccgccccgcctcTACGGCTTCTGGCCTCTCCCCTTCGGCCCCCGCAGCCGGGCCCCGTCCCGCCACTACTACGACGGGCGGCTCCCCCCGCCCGGCACCCGCCACATGAGCCGCGAGTTCGCCCTGCTCCTGCAGCTGCACAGCAGCGGGGTCCTCAGGCTCCAGATGGGGCCCTGTGCGTGA
- the CLDN15 gene encoding claudin-15 produces the protein MAGVVEAVGLSLGTLGLLMLGVTLRHAEWRVSSVHGNVITTSTIFENLWFSCATDSTGVYNCWEFPSMLALSGYIQACRALMVTALLLGFLALLFGIVGLRCTHVAHHNPRLKANMAAGAGAMDVLAGLCGMVAVSWYAFNITKDFFDPLYPGTKYELGPALYLGWAASILCILGGLSLFSQRCTYSDDDVPPSNPPPYKAPQSILTRGRSDSDDNSGLAKYGKNAYV, from the exons ATGGCTGGGGTGGTGGAGGCGGTGGGCTTGTCCCTGGGGACGCTGGGGCTGCTGATGCTGGGGGTGACCCTGCGGCACGCCGAGTGGCGCGTCTCCTCCGTCCATGGCAACGTCATCACCACGTCCACCATCTTCGAGAACCTCTGGTTCAGCTGTGCCACCGACTCCACCGGCGTCTACAACTGCTGGGAGTTCCCCTCCATGCTGGCGCTGTCTG GGTACATCCAGGCGTGCCGGGCTCTGATGGTGACAGCCCTGCTGCTGGGCTTCCTGGCCTTGTTGTTCGGCATCGTGGGGCTGCGCTGCACGCACGTGGCCCACCACAACCCCCGCCTCAAGGCCAACATGGCAGCCGGCGCTGGGGCCATGGACGTCCTGGCCG gcctgtgcgGGATGGTGGCCGTGAGCTGGTACGCCTTCAACATCACCAAGGACTTCTTCGACCCGCTCTATCCGGGCACCAA gtacGAGCTGGGTCCAGCCCTCTACCTGGGCTGGGCCGCGTCCATCCTCTGCATCCTGGGAGGCCTCAGCCTCTTCTCCCAGCGCTGCACCTACTCTGATGATGACGTCCCGCCCAG CAACCCACCGCCTTACAAGGCCCCCCAATCCATCCTGACTCGGGGGCGCAGCGATTCGGATGACAACAGCGGCTTGGCCAAGTACGGCAAGAACGCCTATGTGTAG
- the FIS1 gene encoding mitochondrial fission 1 protein isoform X2, protein MRDMSKFEKKFQAEQAGGSVSRGTQFEYAWCLVRSKYNDDIRKGIGLLEELLPKGTKEEQRDYVFYLSVGNYRLKEYEKALKYVRGLLQTEPQNSQARELERLIDKAMKKDGLVGMAIVGGMALGVAGLAGLIGLAVSKSKP, encoded by the exons AAGTTTGAGAAGAAGTTTCAGGCGGAGCAGGCCGGGGGCTCCGTGTCTCGGGGGACGCAGTTTGAATACGCCTGGTGCCTCGTGCGCAGCAAGTACAACGACGACATCCGCAAGGGCATCGGCCTGCTGGAGG agcTGCTGCCCAAGGGGACCAAGGAGGAGCAGCGAGACTACGTCTTCTACCTGTCCGTGGGAAACTACCGGCTCAAG GAGTACGAGAAAGCCCTGAAGTACGTGCGGGGGCTACTGCAGACGGAACCCCAGAACAGCCAGGCCCGCGAGCTGGAGAGGCTCATCGACAAGGCCATGAAGAAAG ACGGGCTGGTGGGCATGGCCATCGTGGGCGGCATGGCCCTGGGCGTGGCGGGCCTGGCCGGCCTCATCGGCCTCGCCGTGTCCAAGTCCAAGCCGTGA
- the FIS1 gene encoding mitochondrial fission 1 protein isoform X1, producing MEAVLSELVAVDDLLKFEKKFQAEQAGGSVSRGTQFEYAWCLVRSKYNDDIRKGIGLLEELLPKGTKEEQRDYVFYLSVGNYRLKEYEKALKYVRGLLQTEPQNSQARELERLIDKAMKKDGLVGMAIVGGMALGVAGLAGLIGLAVSKSKP from the exons AAGTTTGAGAAGAAGTTTCAGGCGGAGCAGGCCGGGGGCTCCGTGTCTCGGGGGACGCAGTTTGAATACGCCTGGTGCCTCGTGCGCAGCAAGTACAACGACGACATCCGCAAGGGCATCGGCCTGCTGGAGG agcTGCTGCCCAAGGGGACCAAGGAGGAGCAGCGAGACTACGTCTTCTACCTGTCCGTGGGAAACTACCGGCTCAAG GAGTACGAGAAAGCCCTGAAGTACGTGCGGGGGCTACTGCAGACGGAACCCCAGAACAGCCAGGCCCGCGAGCTGGAGAGGCTCATCGACAAGGCCATGAAGAAAG ACGGGCTGGTGGGCATGGCCATCGTGGGCGGCATGGCCCTGGGCGTGGCGGGCCTGGCCGGCCTCATCGGCCTCGCCGTGTCCAAGTCCAAGCCGTGA